A single region of the Chiroxiphia lanceolata isolate bChiLan1 chromosome 22, bChiLan1.pri, whole genome shotgun sequence genome encodes:
- the ARHGEF10L gene encoding rho guanine nucleotide exchange factor 10-like protein isoform X1: protein MASSELPPQPAVGAAVPPELAGAVPAGGEDVGEAFAFVDSEEEEEEEEEEEDPAAHPGGAVTLRPPPRRRRGTSSEGEGLVPETPEGAPVRMSNGEAGGDPPIRTQTWKRESICRGERFSFPEVEDDVIYDDVPCESLDAEQDGAGRERSLIYEEVQRGEGSRISEDLGWSSSEFESYSEDSGEETKAEPTKRRASFQPKLSPDLNRLKERYARTKRDILALRVGGKDMQELKQKYDWKMTQLMKAAKSGTKDGLEKTKIAVMRKVTFLHRKETPGDSEEEDTGFLEVTVSDMKHPPPELGPMPEGLSPQQVVRRHILGSIVQSERSYVDSLKRILQDYRNPLLEMEPKVLSARKCQVVFFRLKEILQCHSMFQIALASRVAEWDSAEKIGDLFVASFSKSMVLDVYSDYVNNFTSAMSLIKKACLTKPAFLDFLKKRQMASADRVTLYGLMVKPIQRFPQFILLLQDMLKNTPKGHADRLSLQLALTELETLAEKLNEQKRLADQVAEIQQLSKSISDRSSLNKLLSSGQRQLLLCETLTETVYGDRGQLIKSKERKVFLLNDMLICANINFKPVDAGGQLEISSLVPLGPKYVLKWSTALPQVQVVEVGQEGGAYDKDNVVIHNAGARRHAPAGQASHNKVYLGPPRLFQELQDLQKDLAVVEQITLLISTLHGTYQNLNMTVAQDWCLALQRMVRVKEEEIHSANKCRLRLLLPGKPDKSGRPISVMVVFITPSPLSKISWVNRLHLAKIGLREENQPGWLCPDEDKKSKAPFWCPILSCHMPAFSSKALDLQLGAAVHNPVQSSPLGFSAVSTSLPQGYLWVGGGQEGAGGQVEIFSLNRAMPRTVKSFPVASPVLCMEYILEPEEGDAPGCQEPRAGEQPPPAPHPTVCLGLQDGSILVYGSVDTGTPCLLSCRSPGMQPILCLRHSPEFLFAGLQDGSVAAYPWSNGGLWDPAAQPTRLPVGTGPVRALLTLEETLWASCANQVTVLDATTLQAQQTFEAHPEAEASVTHMVKAGSGVWMAFASGSSIRLFHTETLEHLQEINVATRTTFVLPGHKHVRVTSLLICQGSLWVGTDQGIIVLLPVPRLEGIPKITGKGMVSLNGHGGPVEFLAVALSTLAPDILRGDRDEEEEGGEEEKGPELEGPPPRELRKKGILLQYRLRSTAHLPGQLLSVRESPPGTPAHAEEDGSIYELADDPDVWVRSRPCARDTPRKEISSVAIVSGGRGYRNFRGDGPHRDRGGNGDSSLLIWQLPLALWHSRDSSLAH, encoded by the exons GGCCCCGGTGAGGATGAGCAATGGGGAGGCCGGGGGAGACCCTCCCATCCGCACCCAGACCTGGAAGCGGGAGAGCATCTGCCGAG GTGAGCGGTTTTCCTTCCCGGAGGTGGAGGACGACGTGATCTACGATGACGTTCCCTGCGAAAGCCTGGATGCCGAGCAGGATG gagcagggagggagcggAGCCTGATCTACGAGGAGGTGCAGCGGGGAGAGGGCTCCCGGATCAGTGAGGATTTGGGCTGGAGCTCCAGCGAGTTCGAGAGTTACAGCGAGGACTCGGGGGAGGAAACCAAAGCTGAGCCCACCAAGCGCCGAGCGTCCTTCCAGCCCAAG CTTTCTCCAGACCTGAATAGACTAAAGGAGAGATACGCCAGGACTAAGAGGGACATCCTGGCTTTAAGAGTTGGGGGGAAGGACATGCAGGAGCTGAAGCAGAAGTATGATTGGAAG atGACCCAGCTGATGAAAGCGGCCAAAAGCGGCACCAAGGACGGTTTGGAGAAGACCAAGATCGCGGTGATGAGGAAGGTGACGTTCCTGCACCGGAAAGAAACCCCAG gggACTCGGAGGAGGAGGACACGGGGTTCCTGGAGGTCACGGTCTCGGACATGAAGCACCCGCCGCCAGAGCTGGGCCCCATGCCCGAGGGGCTGAGCCCACAgcag GTGGTGCGGCGGCACATCCTGGGCTCCATCGTGCAGAGCGAGCGGAGCTACGTGGACTCCCTGAAGCGGATCCTGCAG GATTACAGGAACCCGCTGCTGGAGATGGAACCCAAGGTGCTGAGCGCCAGGAAGTGCCAGGTGGTGTTTTTCCGGCTGAAGGAGATCCTGCAGTGCCACTCCATGTTCCAGATCGCCCTCGCCTCCCGCGTGGCCGAGTGGGACTCGGCCGAGAAGATCGGGGACCTCTTCGTGGCCTCG TTCTCCAAGTCCATGGTGCTGGATGTCTACAGCGACTACGTCAACAACTTCACCTCGGCCATGTCCCTCATCAAGAAGGCCTGTCTCACCAAACCTGCCTTCCTCGACTTCCTCAAG AAGAGGCAGATGGCCAGTGCCGACCGGGTCACGCTCTACGGGCTGATGGTAAAGCCCATCCAGAGGTTCCCTCAGTTCATCCTTCTCCTGCAG GACATGCTGAAGAACACCCCCAAGGGCCACGCAGACCGTCTGTCCCTCCAGCTGGCCCTCACCGAGCTGGAGACGTTGGCGGAGAAGCTCAACGAGCAGAAGCGCTTGGCCGACCAAGTGGCTGAGATCCAACAGCTCAGCAAGAGCATCAGCGACAGGAGCAGCCTCAACAAG ctgctgagctcggggcagaggcagctcctgctctgtgaGACGCTGACGGAGACGGTGTACGGGGACCGTGGGCAGCTCATCAAGTCCAAGGAGAGGAAGGTTTTCCTGCTCAACGACATGTTGATCTGTGCCAACATCAACTTCAA gccGGTGGATGCAGG AGGCCAACTGGAAATCAGCAGCCTGGTGCCCCTGGGGCCTAAATACGTGCTGAAGTGGAGCACGGCCCTCCCGCAGGTGCAGGTGGTGGAGGTGGGGCAGGAGGGCGGCGCCTACGACAAGGACAACGTGGTCATCCACAACGCCGGCGCCCGCAGACACGCGCCCGCTGGGCAGGCCTCGCACA acAAAGTCTACCTGGGGCCACCACGGCtcttccaggagctgcaggacctgcagAAGGACCTGGCAGTGGTGGAGCAGATCACCCTCCTCATCAGCACCTTGCATGGCACCTACCAG AACCTGAACATGACGGTGGCCCAGGACTGGTGCCTGGCACTGCAGAGGATGGTGagggtgaaggaggaggagatccACTCTGCCAACAAGTGCCGCCTGCGGCTACTGCTGCCCGGGAAGCCGGACAA GTCCGGCCGCCCCATCAGTGTCATGGTCGTGTTcatcacccccagccccctgagTAAGATCTCCTGGGTGAACCGCCTGCACCTGGCCAAGATAGGCCTCA GGGAGGAGAACCAGCCGGGCTGGCTCTGTCCCGATGAAGACAAGAAGAGCAAAGCCCCATTCTGGTGCCCCATCCTTTCCTGCCACATGCCAGCCTTCTCCTCGAAAGCCCTTGATCTGCAG cttGGAGCCGCAGTTCACAACCCCGTGCAGTCCTCCCCGCTGGGCTTCTCCGCCGTCAGCACGTCTCTGCCGCAGGGCTACCTCTGG GTGGGGGGTGGCCAGGAGGGCGCGGGGGGGCAGGTGGAGATCTTCTCCCTGAACCGCGCCATGCCGCGCACCGTCAAGTCCTTCCCGGTGGCCTCCCCGGTGCTGTGCATGGAATACATCCTGGAGCCCGAGGAGGGGGATGCCCCGGGCTGCCAGGAACCCCGAGCTGGCGagcagccccccccagcccctcatcccaccgtgtgcctggggctgcaggacGGCAG catCCTGGTCTATGGGAGTGTGGACACGGGCACGCCGtgcctgctgagctgcaggagcccgGGAATGCAGCCCATCCTGTGCCTGAGGCACAGCCCCGAGTTCCTGTTCGCGGGACTGCAGGACGGGTCCGTGGCCGCCTACCCCTGGAGCAATG gggggctctgggacccagcagcacagcccaccCGCCTGCCCGTGGGCACCGGCCCCGTGCGAGCCCTGCTGACCCTGGAGGAGACCCTGTGGGCCAGCTGTGCTAACCAGGTCACTGTCCTTGATGCCACCACCCTCCAGGCCCAG CAAACCTTCGAGGCCCACCCTGAGGCCGAGGCCAGCGTGACCCACATGGTGAAGGCGGGCAGTGGGGTCTGGATGGCCTTTGCCTCGGGCTCCTCCATCCGCCTCTTCCACACTGAGACCCTGGAGCACCTGCAGGAGATCAACGTTGCCACCAGGACCACCTTCGTGCTCCCAG GTCACAAGCACGTGCGTGTCACCAGCCTGCTCATCTGCCAGGGCTCGCTCTGGGTGGGCACCGACCAGGGCATCATCGTGCTGCTGCCCGTGCCCCGCCTGGAGGGGATCCCCAAGATTACCG GGAAGGGCATGGTGTCCCTCAACGGCCACGGCGGCCCCGTGGAGTTCCTGGCGGTGGCTCTGAGCACGTTGGCCCCCGACATCCTCCGGGGCGACcgggatgaggaggaggaggggggcgAGGAGGAGAAAGGCCCGGAGCTGGAGGGGCCTCCCCCGCGGGAGCTGAGGAAGAAAGGGATCCTGCTGCAGTACCGGCTGCGCTCCACGGCCCACCTGCCCGGGCAGCTGCTCTCCGTGCGGGAATCCCCGCCAGGAACGCCGGCACACGCCGAGGAGGACGGGTCCATCTACGAGCTGGCCGACGACCCCGACGTGTGGGTGAGGAGTCGGCCCTGCGCCCGCGACACCCCCCGCAAGGAGATCTCCTCCGTGGCCATCGTGTCTGGGGGCCGCGGGTACCGCAACTTCCGCGGGGACGGCCcgcacagggacagggggggcaACGGCGACAGCTCCCTGCTCATCTGGCAGCTCCCGCTGGCGCT CTGGCATTCCCGGGATTCCTCACTCGCCCACTGA
- the ARHGEF10L gene encoding rho guanine nucleotide exchange factor 10-like protein isoform X6: protein MASSELPPQPAVGAAVPPELAGAVPAGGEDVGEAFAFVDSEEEEEEEEEEEDPAAHPGGAVTLRPPPRRRRGTSSEGEGLVPETPEGAPVRMSNGEAGGDPPIRTQTWKRESICRGERFSFPEVEDDVIYDDVPCESLDAEQDGAGRERSLIYEEVQRGEGSRISEDLGWSSSEFESYSEDSGEETKAEPTKRRASFQPKMTQLMKAAKSGTKDGLEKTKIAVMRKVTFLHRKETPGDSEEEDTGFLEVTVSDMKHPPPELGPMPEGLSPQQVVRRHILGSIVQSERSYVDSLKRILQDYRNPLLEMEPKVLSARKCQVVFFRLKEILQCHSMFQIALASRVAEWDSAEKIGDLFVASFSKSMVLDVYSDYVNNFTSAMSLIKKACLTKPAFLDFLKKRQMASADRVTLYGLMVKPIQRFPQFILLLQDMLKNTPKGHADRLSLQLALTELETLAEKLNEQKRLADQVAEIQQLSKSISDRSSLNKLLSSGQRQLLLCETLTETVYGDRGQLIKSKERKVFLLNDMLICANINFKGQLEISSLVPLGPKYVLKWSTALPQVQVVEVGQEGGAYDKDNVVIHNAGARRHAPAGQASHNKVYLGPPRLFQELQDLQKDLAVVEQITLLISTLHGTYQNLNMTVAQDWCLALQRMVRVKEEEIHSANKCRLRLLLPGKPDKSGRPISVMVVFITPSPLSKISWVNRLHLAKIGLREENQPGWLCPDEDKKSKAPFWCPILSCHMPAFSSKALDLQLGAAVHNPVQSSPLGFSAVSTSLPQGYLWVGGGQEGAGGQVEIFSLNRAMPRTVKSFPVASPVLCMEYILEPEEGDAPGCQEPRAGEQPPPAPHPTVCLGLQDGSILVYGSVDTGTPCLLSCRSPGMQPILCLRHSPEFLFAGLQDGSVAAYPWSNGGLWDPAAQPTRLPVGTGPVRALLTLEETLWASCANQVTVLDATTLQAQQTFEAHPEAEASVTHMVKAGSGVWMAFASGSSIRLFHTETLEHLQEINVATRTTFVLPGHKHVRVTSLLICQGSLWVGTDQGIIVLLPVPRLEGIPKITGKGMVSLNGHGGPVEFLAVALSTLAPDILRGDRDEEEEGGEEEKGPELEGPPPRELRKKGILLQYRLRSTAHLPGQLLSVRESPPGTPAHAEEDGSIYELADDPDVWVRSRPCARDTPRKEISSVAIVSGGRGYRNFRGDGPHRDRGGNGDSSLLIWQLPLALWHSRDSSLAH, encoded by the exons GGCCCCGGTGAGGATGAGCAATGGGGAGGCCGGGGGAGACCCTCCCATCCGCACCCAGACCTGGAAGCGGGAGAGCATCTGCCGAG GTGAGCGGTTTTCCTTCCCGGAGGTGGAGGACGACGTGATCTACGATGACGTTCCCTGCGAAAGCCTGGATGCCGAGCAGGATG gagcagggagggagcggAGCCTGATCTACGAGGAGGTGCAGCGGGGAGAGGGCTCCCGGATCAGTGAGGATTTGGGCTGGAGCTCCAGCGAGTTCGAGAGTTACAGCGAGGACTCGGGGGAGGAAACCAAAGCTGAGCCCACCAAGCGCCGAGCGTCCTTCCAGCCCAAG atGACCCAGCTGATGAAAGCGGCCAAAAGCGGCACCAAGGACGGTTTGGAGAAGACCAAGATCGCGGTGATGAGGAAGGTGACGTTCCTGCACCGGAAAGAAACCCCAG gggACTCGGAGGAGGAGGACACGGGGTTCCTGGAGGTCACGGTCTCGGACATGAAGCACCCGCCGCCAGAGCTGGGCCCCATGCCCGAGGGGCTGAGCCCACAgcag GTGGTGCGGCGGCACATCCTGGGCTCCATCGTGCAGAGCGAGCGGAGCTACGTGGACTCCCTGAAGCGGATCCTGCAG GATTACAGGAACCCGCTGCTGGAGATGGAACCCAAGGTGCTGAGCGCCAGGAAGTGCCAGGTGGTGTTTTTCCGGCTGAAGGAGATCCTGCAGTGCCACTCCATGTTCCAGATCGCCCTCGCCTCCCGCGTGGCCGAGTGGGACTCGGCCGAGAAGATCGGGGACCTCTTCGTGGCCTCG TTCTCCAAGTCCATGGTGCTGGATGTCTACAGCGACTACGTCAACAACTTCACCTCGGCCATGTCCCTCATCAAGAAGGCCTGTCTCACCAAACCTGCCTTCCTCGACTTCCTCAAG AAGAGGCAGATGGCCAGTGCCGACCGGGTCACGCTCTACGGGCTGATGGTAAAGCCCATCCAGAGGTTCCCTCAGTTCATCCTTCTCCTGCAG GACATGCTGAAGAACACCCCCAAGGGCCACGCAGACCGTCTGTCCCTCCAGCTGGCCCTCACCGAGCTGGAGACGTTGGCGGAGAAGCTCAACGAGCAGAAGCGCTTGGCCGACCAAGTGGCTGAGATCCAACAGCTCAGCAAGAGCATCAGCGACAGGAGCAGCCTCAACAAG ctgctgagctcggggcagaggcagctcctgctctgtgaGACGCTGACGGAGACGGTGTACGGGGACCGTGGGCAGCTCATCAAGTCCAAGGAGAGGAAGGTTTTCCTGCTCAACGACATGTTGATCTGTGCCAACATCAACTTCAA AGGCCAACTGGAAATCAGCAGCCTGGTGCCCCTGGGGCCTAAATACGTGCTGAAGTGGAGCACGGCCCTCCCGCAGGTGCAGGTGGTGGAGGTGGGGCAGGAGGGCGGCGCCTACGACAAGGACAACGTGGTCATCCACAACGCCGGCGCCCGCAGACACGCGCCCGCTGGGCAGGCCTCGCACA acAAAGTCTACCTGGGGCCACCACGGCtcttccaggagctgcaggacctgcagAAGGACCTGGCAGTGGTGGAGCAGATCACCCTCCTCATCAGCACCTTGCATGGCACCTACCAG AACCTGAACATGACGGTGGCCCAGGACTGGTGCCTGGCACTGCAGAGGATGGTGagggtgaaggaggaggagatccACTCTGCCAACAAGTGCCGCCTGCGGCTACTGCTGCCCGGGAAGCCGGACAA GTCCGGCCGCCCCATCAGTGTCATGGTCGTGTTcatcacccccagccccctgagTAAGATCTCCTGGGTGAACCGCCTGCACCTGGCCAAGATAGGCCTCA GGGAGGAGAACCAGCCGGGCTGGCTCTGTCCCGATGAAGACAAGAAGAGCAAAGCCCCATTCTGGTGCCCCATCCTTTCCTGCCACATGCCAGCCTTCTCCTCGAAAGCCCTTGATCTGCAG cttGGAGCCGCAGTTCACAACCCCGTGCAGTCCTCCCCGCTGGGCTTCTCCGCCGTCAGCACGTCTCTGCCGCAGGGCTACCTCTGG GTGGGGGGTGGCCAGGAGGGCGCGGGGGGGCAGGTGGAGATCTTCTCCCTGAACCGCGCCATGCCGCGCACCGTCAAGTCCTTCCCGGTGGCCTCCCCGGTGCTGTGCATGGAATACATCCTGGAGCCCGAGGAGGGGGATGCCCCGGGCTGCCAGGAACCCCGAGCTGGCGagcagccccccccagcccctcatcccaccgtgtgcctggggctgcaggacGGCAG catCCTGGTCTATGGGAGTGTGGACACGGGCACGCCGtgcctgctgagctgcaggagcccgGGAATGCAGCCCATCCTGTGCCTGAGGCACAGCCCCGAGTTCCTGTTCGCGGGACTGCAGGACGGGTCCGTGGCCGCCTACCCCTGGAGCAATG gggggctctgggacccagcagcacagcccaccCGCCTGCCCGTGGGCACCGGCCCCGTGCGAGCCCTGCTGACCCTGGAGGAGACCCTGTGGGCCAGCTGTGCTAACCAGGTCACTGTCCTTGATGCCACCACCCTCCAGGCCCAG CAAACCTTCGAGGCCCACCCTGAGGCCGAGGCCAGCGTGACCCACATGGTGAAGGCGGGCAGTGGGGTCTGGATGGCCTTTGCCTCGGGCTCCTCCATCCGCCTCTTCCACACTGAGACCCTGGAGCACCTGCAGGAGATCAACGTTGCCACCAGGACCACCTTCGTGCTCCCAG GTCACAAGCACGTGCGTGTCACCAGCCTGCTCATCTGCCAGGGCTCGCTCTGGGTGGGCACCGACCAGGGCATCATCGTGCTGCTGCCCGTGCCCCGCCTGGAGGGGATCCCCAAGATTACCG GGAAGGGCATGGTGTCCCTCAACGGCCACGGCGGCCCCGTGGAGTTCCTGGCGGTGGCTCTGAGCACGTTGGCCCCCGACATCCTCCGGGGCGACcgggatgaggaggaggaggggggcgAGGAGGAGAAAGGCCCGGAGCTGGAGGGGCCTCCCCCGCGGGAGCTGAGGAAGAAAGGGATCCTGCTGCAGTACCGGCTGCGCTCCACGGCCCACCTGCCCGGGCAGCTGCTCTCCGTGCGGGAATCCCCGCCAGGAACGCCGGCACACGCCGAGGAGGACGGGTCCATCTACGAGCTGGCCGACGACCCCGACGTGTGGGTGAGGAGTCGGCCCTGCGCCCGCGACACCCCCCGCAAGGAGATCTCCTCCGTGGCCATCGTGTCTGGGGGCCGCGGGTACCGCAACTTCCGCGGGGACGGCCcgcacagggacagggggggcaACGGCGACAGCTCCCTGCTCATCTGGCAGCTCCCGCTGGCGCT CTGGCATTCCCGGGATTCCTCACTCGCCCACTGA
- the ARHGEF10L gene encoding rho guanine nucleotide exchange factor 10-like protein isoform X5: MASSELPPQPAVGAAVPPELAGAVPAGGEDVGEAFAFVDSEEEEEEEEEEEDPAAHPGGAVTLRPPPRRRRGTSSEGEGLVPETPEGAPVRMSNGEAGGDPPIRTQTWKRESICRGERFSFPEVEDDVIYDDVPCESLDAEQDGAGRERSLIYEEVQRGEGSRISEDLGWSSSEFESYSEDSGEETKAEPTKRRASFQPKMTQLMKAAKSGTKDGLEKTKIAVMRKVTFLHRKETPGDSEEEDTGFLEVTVSDMKHPPPELGPMPEGLSPQQVVRRHILGSIVQSERSYVDSLKRILQDYRNPLLEMEPKVLSARKCQVVFFRLKEILQCHSMFQIALASRVAEWDSAEKIGDLFVASFSKSMVLDVYSDYVNNFTSAMSLIKKACLTKPAFLDFLKKRQMASADRVTLYGLMVKPIQRFPQFILLLQDMLKNTPKGHADRLSLQLALTELETLAEKLNEQKRLADQVAEIQQLSKSISDRSSLNKLLSSGQRQLLLCETLTETVYGDRGQLIKSKERKVFLLNDMLICANINFKPVDAGGQLEISSLVPLGPKYVLKWSTALPQVQVVEVGQEGGAYDKDNVVIHNAGARRHAPAGQASHNKVYLGPPRLFQELQDLQKDLAVVEQITLLISTLHGTYQNLNMTVAQDWCLALQRMVRVKEEEIHSANKCRLRLLLPGKPDKSGRPISVMVVFITPSPLSKISWVNRLHLAKIGLREENQPGWLCPDEDKKSKAPFWCPILSCHMPAFSSKALDLQLGAAVHNPVQSSPLGFSAVSTSLPQGYLWVGGGQEGAGGQVEIFSLNRAMPRTVKSFPVASPVLCMEYILEPEEGDAPGCQEPRAGEQPPPAPHPTVCLGLQDGSILVYGSVDTGTPCLLSCRSPGMQPILCLRHSPEFLFAGLQDGSVAAYPWSNGGLWDPAAQPTRLPVGTGPVRALLTLEETLWASCANQVTVLDATTLQAQQTFEAHPEAEASVTHMVKAGSGVWMAFASGSSIRLFHTETLEHLQEINVATRTTFVLPGHKHVRVTSLLICQGSLWVGTDQGIIVLLPVPRLEGIPKITGKGMVSLNGHGGPVEFLAVALSTLAPDILRGDRDEEEEGGEEEKGPELEGPPPRELRKKGILLQYRLRSTAHLPGQLLSVRESPPGTPAHAEEDGSIYELADDPDVWVRSRPCARDTPRKEISSVAIVSGGRGYRNFRGDGPHRDRGGNGDSSLLIWQLPLALWHSRDSSLAH, from the exons GGCCCCGGTGAGGATGAGCAATGGGGAGGCCGGGGGAGACCCTCCCATCCGCACCCAGACCTGGAAGCGGGAGAGCATCTGCCGAG GTGAGCGGTTTTCCTTCCCGGAGGTGGAGGACGACGTGATCTACGATGACGTTCCCTGCGAAAGCCTGGATGCCGAGCAGGATG gagcagggagggagcggAGCCTGATCTACGAGGAGGTGCAGCGGGGAGAGGGCTCCCGGATCAGTGAGGATTTGGGCTGGAGCTCCAGCGAGTTCGAGAGTTACAGCGAGGACTCGGGGGAGGAAACCAAAGCTGAGCCCACCAAGCGCCGAGCGTCCTTCCAGCCCAAG atGACCCAGCTGATGAAAGCGGCCAAAAGCGGCACCAAGGACGGTTTGGAGAAGACCAAGATCGCGGTGATGAGGAAGGTGACGTTCCTGCACCGGAAAGAAACCCCAG gggACTCGGAGGAGGAGGACACGGGGTTCCTGGAGGTCACGGTCTCGGACATGAAGCACCCGCCGCCAGAGCTGGGCCCCATGCCCGAGGGGCTGAGCCCACAgcag GTGGTGCGGCGGCACATCCTGGGCTCCATCGTGCAGAGCGAGCGGAGCTACGTGGACTCCCTGAAGCGGATCCTGCAG GATTACAGGAACCCGCTGCTGGAGATGGAACCCAAGGTGCTGAGCGCCAGGAAGTGCCAGGTGGTGTTTTTCCGGCTGAAGGAGATCCTGCAGTGCCACTCCATGTTCCAGATCGCCCTCGCCTCCCGCGTGGCCGAGTGGGACTCGGCCGAGAAGATCGGGGACCTCTTCGTGGCCTCG TTCTCCAAGTCCATGGTGCTGGATGTCTACAGCGACTACGTCAACAACTTCACCTCGGCCATGTCCCTCATCAAGAAGGCCTGTCTCACCAAACCTGCCTTCCTCGACTTCCTCAAG AAGAGGCAGATGGCCAGTGCCGACCGGGTCACGCTCTACGGGCTGATGGTAAAGCCCATCCAGAGGTTCCCTCAGTTCATCCTTCTCCTGCAG GACATGCTGAAGAACACCCCCAAGGGCCACGCAGACCGTCTGTCCCTCCAGCTGGCCCTCACCGAGCTGGAGACGTTGGCGGAGAAGCTCAACGAGCAGAAGCGCTTGGCCGACCAAGTGGCTGAGATCCAACAGCTCAGCAAGAGCATCAGCGACAGGAGCAGCCTCAACAAG ctgctgagctcggggcagaggcagctcctgctctgtgaGACGCTGACGGAGACGGTGTACGGGGACCGTGGGCAGCTCATCAAGTCCAAGGAGAGGAAGGTTTTCCTGCTCAACGACATGTTGATCTGTGCCAACATCAACTTCAA gccGGTGGATGCAGG AGGCCAACTGGAAATCAGCAGCCTGGTGCCCCTGGGGCCTAAATACGTGCTGAAGTGGAGCACGGCCCTCCCGCAGGTGCAGGTGGTGGAGGTGGGGCAGGAGGGCGGCGCCTACGACAAGGACAACGTGGTCATCCACAACGCCGGCGCCCGCAGACACGCGCCCGCTGGGCAGGCCTCGCACA acAAAGTCTACCTGGGGCCACCACGGCtcttccaggagctgcaggacctgcagAAGGACCTGGCAGTGGTGGAGCAGATCACCCTCCTCATCAGCACCTTGCATGGCACCTACCAG AACCTGAACATGACGGTGGCCCAGGACTGGTGCCTGGCACTGCAGAGGATGGTGagggtgaaggaggaggagatccACTCTGCCAACAAGTGCCGCCTGCGGCTACTGCTGCCCGGGAAGCCGGACAA GTCCGGCCGCCCCATCAGTGTCATGGTCGTGTTcatcacccccagccccctgagTAAGATCTCCTGGGTGAACCGCCTGCACCTGGCCAAGATAGGCCTCA GGGAGGAGAACCAGCCGGGCTGGCTCTGTCCCGATGAAGACAAGAAGAGCAAAGCCCCATTCTGGTGCCCCATCCTTTCCTGCCACATGCCAGCCTTCTCCTCGAAAGCCCTTGATCTGCAG cttGGAGCCGCAGTTCACAACCCCGTGCAGTCCTCCCCGCTGGGCTTCTCCGCCGTCAGCACGTCTCTGCCGCAGGGCTACCTCTGG GTGGGGGGTGGCCAGGAGGGCGCGGGGGGGCAGGTGGAGATCTTCTCCCTGAACCGCGCCATGCCGCGCACCGTCAAGTCCTTCCCGGTGGCCTCCCCGGTGCTGTGCATGGAATACATCCTGGAGCCCGAGGAGGGGGATGCCCCGGGCTGCCAGGAACCCCGAGCTGGCGagcagccccccccagcccctcatcccaccgtgtgcctggggctgcaggacGGCAG catCCTGGTCTATGGGAGTGTGGACACGGGCACGCCGtgcctgctgagctgcaggagcccgGGAATGCAGCCCATCCTGTGCCTGAGGCACAGCCCCGAGTTCCTGTTCGCGGGACTGCAGGACGGGTCCGTGGCCGCCTACCCCTGGAGCAATG gggggctctgggacccagcagcacagcccaccCGCCTGCCCGTGGGCACCGGCCCCGTGCGAGCCCTGCTGACCCTGGAGGAGACCCTGTGGGCCAGCTGTGCTAACCAGGTCACTGTCCTTGATGCCACCACCCTCCAGGCCCAG CAAACCTTCGAGGCCCACCCTGAGGCCGAGGCCAGCGTGACCCACATGGTGAAGGCGGGCAGTGGGGTCTGGATGGCCTTTGCCTCGGGCTCCTCCATCCGCCTCTTCCACACTGAGACCCTGGAGCACCTGCAGGAGATCAACGTTGCCACCAGGACCACCTTCGTGCTCCCAG GTCACAAGCACGTGCGTGTCACCAGCCTGCTCATCTGCCAGGGCTCGCTCTGGGTGGGCACCGACCAGGGCATCATCGTGCTGCTGCCCGTGCCCCGCCTGGAGGGGATCCCCAAGATTACCG GGAAGGGCATGGTGTCCCTCAACGGCCACGGCGGCCCCGTGGAGTTCCTGGCGGTGGCTCTGAGCACGTTGGCCCCCGACATCCTCCGGGGCGACcgggatgaggaggaggaggggggcgAGGAGGAGAAAGGCCCGGAGCTGGAGGGGCCTCCCCCGCGGGAGCTGAGGAAGAAAGGGATCCTGCTGCAGTACCGGCTGCGCTCCACGGCCCACCTGCCCGGGCAGCTGCTCTCCGTGCGGGAATCCCCGCCAGGAACGCCGGCACACGCCGAGGAGGACGGGTCCATCTACGAGCTGGCCGACGACCCCGACGTGTGGGTGAGGAGTCGGCCCTGCGCCCGCGACACCCCCCGCAAGGAGATCTCCTCCGTGGCCATCGTGTCTGGGGGCCGCGGGTACCGCAACTTCCGCGGGGACGGCCcgcacagggacagggggggcaACGGCGACAGCTCCCTGCTCATCTGGCAGCTCCCGCTGGCGCT CTGGCATTCCCGGGATTCCTCACTCGCCCACTGA